The segment CCGTCGTTCGACATCGTGAGCAAGGTCGACCGGCAGGAGGTCGACAACGCTTTCAACCAGGCGGAGAAGGAGCTGAGCACCCGGTTCGACTTCCGGGGCACCGGCACCGCTCTCGCCAAGTCGGGGGAGGCGTTCACCATCACCTCGGAGACGGAGGAGCGGGCCACCGCCGCGCTCGACGTCTTCAAGGAGAAGCTGGTGAAGCGGAACATCTCGCTGAAGTCCCTGGACGCGGGGGAGCCGCGCCAGTCCGGCAAGACCTACAAGATCGACCTCAAGGTCGTCGAGGGCATCGAGACCGACAAGGCCAAGGCGATCAGCAAGAAGATCCGTGACGAGGGTCCGAAGGGTGTGCAGGCCCAGATCCAGGGCGACCAGCTGCGGGTCACCGGCAAGAAGCGGGACGACCTGCAGGCCGTGATCGCCCTGCTGAAGCAGGAGGACTTCGGCGTCGCCCTGCAGTTCACCAATTACCGCTGACCGGAGCCGGCCGGCCCGCACACTGGGCCCATGGGTTCCGCGGTGCTGGGCGGCGTTCTCGGGCTGGCGCTGGTGGTGTTCGGCGCGCGGATGCTGATGACGAGCCGCGCGCCCGCCATGCTCGAGCGGTCGTTCCGGACCGCTCGGGAGGCCGGCTCCTATCACCTGCTCTTCGGGGCCGCTCTGCTGATTTTCGTGGTCGGCGCGCGGCTGCCCGGCGCGCGCACCGGGTCGGTTACCGCTACGTTCGCTCTGGTGCTGGTCGCTGTCGCCGTGGTGCGGTTCCG is part of the Actinoplanes sp. NBC_00393 genome and harbors:
- a CDS encoding YajQ family cyclic di-GMP-binding protein produces the protein MAANPSFDIVSKVDRQEVDNAFNQAEKELSTRFDFRGTGTALAKSGEAFTITSETEERATAALDVFKEKLVKRNISLKSLDAGEPRQSGKTYKIDLKVVEGIETDKAKAISKKIRDEGPKGVQAQIQGDQLRVTGKKRDDLQAVIALLKQEDFGVALQFTNYR